From the genome of Gemmatimonas phototrophica, one region includes:
- a CDS encoding DUF429 domain-containing protein, which translates to MPRILSVDLAYKHYRDVGVALLEATPRGIAVTLLDIPLSGAPTPDALCEWLVLSAAEYAVSGLCIDGPLGWKAPHTDAVHSRVSEKAVRAPGKTGLPPNGVKPRGYLAFTQFSIALFERLTMREGFVLPGDESPSDGLFVTETFPTAAWRALGLTALPGKAATKPHGMDAARERLALATGIELPSHITHDQLQAVVGGIAGVRWAGGERDAVQLAGLPPFRLDGCWREGYIMVPASA; encoded by the coding sequence ATGCCCCGTATCCTCTCCGTCGATCTCGCCTACAAGCACTACCGTGATGTCGGCGTCGCACTGCTCGAGGCCACGCCACGCGGCATCGCCGTCACGCTGCTCGATATTCCACTCAGCGGCGCACCAACGCCGGATGCACTCTGCGAGTGGTTGGTCCTCAGCGCTGCGGAATACGCCGTCAGTGGCCTCTGCATCGATGGCCCGCTCGGCTGGAAAGCCCCACACACCGACGCGGTACACAGCCGCGTGAGCGAAAAGGCCGTGCGTGCGCCCGGCAAAACCGGACTGCCCCCCAATGGCGTGAAGCCGCGCGGCTATCTGGCGTTCACGCAGTTCTCCATTGCCCTCTTTGAGCGGCTCACCATGCGCGAGGGGTTCGTGCTGCCTGGGGACGAATCGCCGAGCGATGGATTGTTCGTCACCGAAACGTTCCCTACGGCGGCTTGGCGGGCGCTCGGACTCACGGCGCTGCCGGGCAAGGCGGCCACGAAGCCGCACGGCATGGACGCCGCGCGCGAGCGGTTGGCCCTGGCCACCGGCATTGAGCTGCCCTCACACATCACGCACGACCAGCTGCAGGCCGTCGTGGGTGGCATTGCGGGGGTGCGCTGGGCCGGCGGCGAGCGCGATGCCGTACAGTTGGCTGGTTTACCGCCCTTTCGCCTCGACGGATGCTGGCGCGAGGGCTATATCATGGTTCCAGCGTCCGCGTGA
- a CDS encoding Gfo/Idh/MocA family protein, protein MSDSFSRRDFVGTSATLAMGAMFVPRHVLGGQGFRAPSDKLNIACVGIGGMGMSNMSQMLTENIVAVCDVDFGYVERSLQGRLKPREGQPTPQNVKLGEAYTKAAKYADFRVMLEKQKDIDAVMIATPDHLHATIALAAMSLGKHVYVQKPLAFSVYESRLLAKAAANNPKIATQMGNQGHSMDGSHRVTEIVRSGVLGKVHEVHVWTDRPVRYWAQGIPRPRAAGSAVLNTNPRPQWNMGTVDNAVRAAMAGNDHAPPEGFNWDLYLGPAPEIPYHPAYHPFAWRGWLDFGVGAIGDMGAHLIDQAYTALELTYPTSITASSSPWGGGEKNPATYPLAMMAQFEYPAVGKRGPVDLYWYDGGLLPPRPAMLPDDAPISNPGSDGGGSMIIGDKGMLIHETYGNRPRIYPEGTSKKAEQVAKSIPRITVSHEQNWIQASKGEAKASSPFSVAAPLTETMLLGIAALRAGQGRKVLYDAEKVQFTNAPEANQYLTRAYRKGWEL, encoded by the coding sequence ATGTCTGATTCGTTCTCCCGCCGGGACTTTGTCGGCACCAGCGCCACTCTGGCCATGGGTGCCATGTTCGTGCCGAGGCATGTGCTCGGTGGTCAGGGCTTCCGGGCCCCCAGCGACAAGCTCAACATTGCCTGCGTGGGAATTGGCGGCATGGGCATGAGCAACATGTCCCAGATGCTCACCGAGAACATCGTCGCGGTGTGCGACGTGGACTTCGGCTACGTGGAGCGTTCGCTTCAAGGGCGGCTCAAGCCCCGCGAAGGGCAGCCCACGCCGCAGAATGTGAAACTGGGTGAGGCGTACACCAAGGCGGCCAAGTACGCCGACTTCCGTGTCATGCTGGAGAAGCAGAAGGACATTGACGCGGTGATGATTGCCACCCCCGATCACCTGCACGCCACCATTGCGCTGGCCGCGATGTCGCTGGGCAAGCATGTGTACGTGCAGAAGCCGCTGGCCTTCTCGGTGTACGAGTCGCGCTTGCTGGCCAAGGCCGCGGCCAACAACCCCAAGATTGCCACGCAGATGGGTAATCAGGGGCACTCCATGGACGGCTCGCATCGCGTCACGGAAATCGTGCGTTCCGGCGTGCTGGGCAAGGTGCACGAGGTGCATGTGTGGACTGACCGTCCGGTCCGCTATTGGGCGCAGGGCATTCCGCGTCCGCGGGCGGCAGGGTCGGCGGTGCTCAACACCAATCCGCGTCCGCAGTGGAACATGGGCACGGTGGACAACGCCGTGCGCGCCGCCATGGCCGGCAACGATCATGCGCCGCCTGAGGGGTTCAACTGGGACCTGTACCTTGGCCCCGCCCCGGAAATTCCGTATCACCCGGCGTATCATCCGTTCGCCTGGCGCGGCTGGCTGGACTTTGGCGTAGGCGCGATTGGCGACATGGGTGCGCACCTCATTGATCAGGCGTATACCGCCCTCGAACTCACGTACCCCACCAGCATCACGGCCAGCTCCAGCCCGTGGGGCGGCGGCGAAAAGAATCCCGCGACATATCCGCTCGCGATGATGGCGCAGTTCGAATATCCGGCGGTGGGCAAGCGTGGACCGGTGGATCTCTACTGGTACGACGGCGGGCTGTTGCCGCCGCGCCCGGCCATGCTCCCCGATGACGCACCCATCTCCAACCCCGGAAGCGATGGTGGCGGGTCGATGATCATTGGTGACAAGGGGATGCTCATTCACGAGACGTACGGCAATCGTCCGCGCATCTATCCGGAAGGCACGTCCAAGAAGGCCGAGCAGGTGGCCAAGAGCATTCCGCGCATCACGGTGTCGCACGAGCAGAACTGGATTCAGGCCTCCAAGGGGGAAGCCAAGGCCAGCTCGCCGTTCTCGGTGGCGGCGCCACTCACGGAAACGATGCTGCTGGGTATTGCCGCGTTGCGTGCCGGTCAGGGACGCAAGGTGCTGTACGACGCGGAGAAGGTGCAGTTCACCAACGCGCCCGAAGCCAACCAGTACCTCACGCGCGCGTATCGCAAAGGCTGGGAACTCTGA